One Brevibacillus choshinensis genomic window carries:
- a CDS encoding phosphotransferase, producing the protein MDALIRLIEEEYDLKIVGHHVERNTDKSLVVYLKSLKGKWVGKSLFSPTHRQEFILDAEEHLLRKGIHIPKTKKTRDNKRFIYWKGTPFIIQEWARGPMLALNTPFRIKRVGATLGKIHAASVGFKTASSEQFNAAPTWEEEYEQDFASLLRWRQMHEDTTDPKLRIIYQHLPFFLIAGKIALDSLQASTYFMQWKELPCYKHFLCHGDFNNGNLLADKQKITVIDWEDVRYDFPSKDISRILSLLMRKNKRWSPQSFHYLLSGYLNENSLSRSQRHLMYIDLAFPHIAERFLRQKQYLTMTGNEVATFLKREIKKIAFMLEQMKALE; encoded by the coding sequence ATGGATGCACTCATCCGCTTGATCGAGGAAGAATACGATTTGAAAATAGTCGGTCACCACGTGGAGCGAAACACAGACAAGTCATTAGTCGTGTACCTTAAGTCTTTAAAAGGGAAATGGGTGGGGAAAAGTTTATTTTCACCCACGCATAGACAGGAATTTATTCTAGACGCTGAAGAACATCTGCTGCGAAAAGGAATTCACATCCCCAAAACCAAAAAAACGAGAGACAACAAACGCTTCATCTACTGGAAAGGCACCCCCTTTATCATACAAGAGTGGGCACGGGGTCCCATGCTCGCTCTCAATACTCCATTTCGAATCAAACGAGTCGGCGCTACCTTGGGCAAAATACATGCTGCTTCCGTCGGCTTTAAAACTGCCTCAAGCGAGCAATTTAACGCCGCGCCTACCTGGGAAGAAGAGTACGAACAAGATTTTGCCAGCCTTCTGCGATGGAGGCAAATGCACGAGGATACCACGGACCCGAAGCTTCGAATCATTTACCAGCACCTCCCCTTCTTTCTCATTGCCGGCAAGATCGCACTCGACAGCCTGCAAGCATCCACCTATTTCATGCAGTGGAAGGAACTCCCCTGCTACAAGCACTTTTTGTGCCATGGGGACTTTAATAATGGCAACCTGCTGGCCGATAAGCAAAAAATTACCGTCATCGACTGGGAAGATGTCCGTTATGATTTTCCCTCAAAAGATATCAGCCGGATCCTCTCTTTACTCATGAGAAAAAACAAGCGTTGGAGCCCGCAAAGCTTCCATTATTTGCTGTCTGGTTATCTGAATGAAAATTCATTGTCGCGCAGCCAGCGCCATCTGATGTATATAGACCTGGCATTTCCTCATATTGCCGAGCGTTTTTTACGCCAAAAGCAATACCTGACTATGACCGGCAATGAGGTCGCAACGTTTCTCAAGCGTGAAATAAAAAAAATCGCTTTCATGCTGGAACAAATGAAGGCCCTTGAGTAA
- a CDS encoding GNAT family N-acetyltransferase yields MVILETERLYLRYQTEDDAAFILELVNDPAWIQFIGDRGVRTVEQARSYIANGAIAMYQKYGFGLYLVARKEDDVPIGLCGLIKRDGLEDVDIGFAYLPPYRSKGYAYEAAAAVMQYARQEVGLTRVVAITNVDNHASGRLLEKIGLRFERLIQMPNDTNELKLFVYDSSRAATD; encoded by the coding sequence TTGGTCATTTTGGAAACAGAACGCCTCTATCTTCGCTATCAAACAGAAGACGATGCTGCTTTTATTCTTGAGCTCGTCAATGACCCCGCTTGGATCCAGTTCATTGGAGACCGCGGCGTACGGACAGTCGAGCAAGCTCGGTCCTACATTGCAAACGGGGCAATCGCGATGTACCAAAAATACGGCTTCGGTCTGTACCTCGTAGCCCGTAAAGAAGACGATGTGCCGATCGGGCTCTGTGGTCTCATCAAGCGGGATGGCCTGGAGGATGTCGATATCGGATTTGCTTATCTCCCGCCCTACCGCTCGAAAGGCTATGCCTATGAAGCGGCAGCAGCCGTCATGCAATATGCCCGCCAGGAAGTTGGTCTGACGCGGGTAGTGGCAATCACCAATGTGGACAATCACGCCTCTGGCCGCTTGCTGGAGAAAATCGGGCTGCGGTTCGAGCGGCTCATTCAAATGCCAAATGACACAAATGAGCTCAAACTGTTTGTATACGACTCTTCACGAGCTGCTACCGATTGA
- a CDS encoding MFS transporter — protein sequence MRVLLFVVLFLVSFDMHAQTPLLAPYLNILGVSAAMIGFVLGGYAISNLTGNLLAGPFLDRYPKKWFIAGGLFLAGVMLIGQGVVQHTGGFFAFRLMLGFLMAFVSPACSALLGETGRTAVEQGQIMGKKGLVLTSAGIVSPAVGSFLAVQFGYSQSFIILGYLMMIAGVFAWLVLPVKVPGSELIPGRSKAPVRGKGKGSLSAVLENRLLYPAFLGGFAIIYAQGTIIYEVPLLIQRQGLSPAVTGVLFSLKGLGALAILCQFWLYKVSVEQRTFAGIGVLSLLLYTMAIGVAIPLHLMMFLLGACFGMLFPALATLLTVHSPRELYGSAFSIYSAVLSMGAVLSPIIAGLLGNWHHSYFIAFFVTAGVCLAGGIHRLLLSGVPR from the coding sequence TTGAGGGTTCTCCTGTTTGTCGTGTTATTTCTCGTTTCGTTTGATATGCACGCGCAGACGCCGCTGCTGGCGCCTTATCTCAACATACTCGGGGTGTCTGCGGCGATGATCGGCTTTGTGCTGGGAGGATATGCCATCAGTAATCTCACAGGAAATCTGCTGGCGGGCCCCTTTTTGGACCGATACCCGAAAAAGTGGTTTATCGCCGGGGGACTGTTTCTTGCAGGGGTGATGTTGATCGGTCAAGGTGTGGTTCAGCACACGGGAGGCTTCTTTGCGTTTCGGCTCATGCTCGGCTTTTTAATGGCATTCGTTTCTCCCGCTTGTTCGGCGCTGCTCGGTGAGACAGGCAGGACGGCTGTCGAGCAGGGCCAAATCATGGGGAAAAAGGGATTGGTGCTGACGTCAGCAGGGATTGTCTCACCCGCAGTCGGCAGCTTTCTAGCCGTACAGTTCGGTTACAGCCAATCGTTTATCATTCTAGGCTACCTCATGATGATCGCAGGGGTGTTTGCATGGCTGGTCCTGCCGGTTAAAGTACCAGGAAGCGAACTGATCCCCGGACGAAGCAAGGCACCAGTCAGAGGAAAAGGGAAGGGGAGCCTTTCAGCCGTCTTGGAAAATCGCTTGCTCTATCCCGCTTTTCTTGGCGGCTTTGCCATCATTTATGCGCAAGGGACCATTATTTACGAGGTTCCCCTGCTGATACAACGTCAAGGGCTTTCTCCGGCAGTGACTGGCGTGCTGTTCAGCCTCAAAGGTCTCGGTGCCCTCGCCATCCTCTGCCAGTTCTGGCTGTACAAGGTGTCTGTCGAGCAGCGGACATTCGCAGGCATCGGTGTCCTTAGTCTCTTGCTCTACACGATGGCGATCGGAGTAGCGATCCCGCTTCATCTCATGATGTTTTTGCTAGGGGCATGCTTCGGCATGTTGTTCCCGGCATTGGCTACGCTCCTGACGGTTCATTCTCCACGCGAGCTGTACGGCAGTGCGTTCAGTATCTATTCAGCGGTGCTTTCCATGGGAGCTGTGCTAAGTCCGATCATTGCAGGGCTTTTGGGGAACTGGCATCACTCGTATTTCATCGCGTTTTTCGTCACGGCAGGCGTATGCTTGGCAGGGGGGATTCATCGGCTCCTGCTGAGCGGAGTTCCGAGGTAA
- a CDS encoding sulfurtransferase, with the protein MQALVTPQWLHDHLHDDNLVIVDCRFNLSIAEAGAEGYEQDHIPGALYFHLNRDLSGTKGEHGGRHPLPEPDAFAALLSQAGIDEHTTVIAYDDQEMSMAGRLWWLLRYFGHDKTAVLNGGYAAWKRAGYEVTAEVRTPMPRTFTPRVRPEMLASNQAVQERSPETALLDSRAGERYRGEMEPLDPKAGHIPGARHFFYKDNLDADLTMLPVERLQERIAPFADQDIIVYCGSGVTACTNLLALHAAGRTDAKLYAGSWSDWSSYDLPVAVGPTPADDIKK; encoded by the coding sequence ATGCAAGCACTCGTCACGCCGCAATGGCTGCACGACCATCTTCATGACGACAATCTCGTCATCGTAGACTGCCGATTCAATCTGAGCATCGCAGAAGCCGGTGCTGAAGGGTATGAACAGGATCACATTCCTGGTGCTCTCTACTTCCATCTGAACCGTGACCTCTCCGGCACGAAAGGCGAGCACGGCGGACGCCATCCTCTGCCAGAGCCGGATGCATTCGCTGCCCTCCTATCGCAGGCAGGCATTGATGAGCATACGACAGTAATCGCTTATGACGATCAGGAAATGTCGATGGCTGGCCGTCTTTGGTGGCTCCTGCGCTATTTCGGTCACGACAAGACAGCTGTCCTGAACGGTGGATACGCAGCCTGGAAACGAGCTGGCTACGAGGTCACGGCAGAGGTTCGCACCCCCATGCCTCGCACCTTTACACCGCGAGTACGCCCGGAGATGCTCGCCAGCAATCAAGCGGTCCAGGAGAGAAGTCCAGAAACTGCGTTGCTGGACTCTCGGGCAGGCGAACGCTACCGCGGCGAGATGGAACCGCTCGATCCGAAAGCCGGGCACATTCCCGGTGCCCGGCACTTCTTTTACAAAGACAATCTCGATGCGGATCTGACCATGCTTCCCGTAGAAAGACTGCAGGAGCGCATCGCCCCGTTTGCTGATCAAGATATCATCGTCTACTGCGGATCGGGTGTGACTGCCTGCACGAACCTCCTGGCGCTGCATGCTGCCGGACGGACGGATGCGAAGCTTTACGCGGGCAGCTGGAGCGATTGGAGCTCCTACGATCTGCCTGTTGCAGTCGGTCCGACTCCTGCGGACGACATCAAGAAGTGA
- a CDS encoding DUF2621 domain-containing protein yields the protein MSQMSTGFSLFIVGWSILLVGLMGIGGYFMFRKFLKSMPKQDGKSDLDWQDYYIDHTRSLWTEEGLKLLDELVEPVPQLFRDVARRTIAGKIGQIALEEKATTITIDLIVKGYIIATPKRDHKWLIAHLKDKQIDYTRYEHYLNAEG from the coding sequence ATGTCACAAATGTCCACAGGGTTTTCCCTGTTTATCGTCGGTTGGTCCATCCTCCTCGTAGGTTTGATGGGAATCGGCGGCTACTTCATGTTTCGCAAGTTTTTAAAATCCATGCCAAAGCAAGACGGTAAATCCGATCTGGACTGGCAGGATTACTACATCGACCATACGCGTTCTCTCTGGACCGAGGAAGGGCTCAAACTGCTGGATGAACTCGTCGAGCCGGTTCCTCAGCTGTTCCGCGATGTGGCGAGACGCACCATCGCTGGCAAGATCGGACAGATTGCCCTGGAGGAAAAAGCGACGACCATCACCATCGATTTGATCGTCAAAGGATATATCATCGCAACACCGAAGCGTGACCACAAATGGTTGATCGCGCATTTGAAGGACAAGCAGATCGACTACACCCGCTACGAGCATTACCTGAATGCCGAGGGCTGA
- a CDS encoding peptide chain release factor 3, producing MSQTNPQWENEIAKRRTFAIISHPDAGKTTMTEKLLYYGGAIREAGMVKGRKNSKHATSDWMEIEKKRGISVTSSAMDFEYKGHHINILDTPGHQDFSEDTYRTLTAADAAVMIIDVAKGVEAQTIKLFKVCRMRGIPIFTFVNKLDRHGKDPFELLEEIERVLGIRSYPMNWPIGMGSYFSGVYDRMKSRVELYQNNSQHEEISFFPVEGAEDPLIGDRVGQELWQQLQDEVSLLDVAGDDYNEELIAKGELTPVFFGSAINNFGVQTFLDNFLQMAPPPSPKKSNAGLIDPYSNAFSGFIFKIQANMNPAHRDRIAFLRICSGKFERGMSVKHVRLGKDIKLAQPVQFMAQDREIVEESFAGDVIGLFDPGIFQIGDTLCVGQSFEYEEMPHFSPEFFSKVMVKDAMKHKQFQKGIMQLTEEGTVQLFRTHPMEELILGVVGVLQFEVLEYRLKAEYGVDIMLTRMPYQIARWLEGEKADIDALKNKIVTDRYGRPVMLFESEYQLRVAMDKYSSIKFHESSLGLKSVLS from the coding sequence ATGAGTCAAACCAATCCCCAATGGGAGAATGAAATAGCGAAACGGCGCACCTTTGCCATCATCTCCCACCCGGACGCGGGTAAGACAACGATGACGGAAAAACTGCTTTACTACGGCGGAGCGATCCGTGAAGCTGGAATGGTAAAGGGACGGAAAAACTCCAAGCACGCTACGTCCGACTGGATGGAGATCGAGAAAAAGCGCGGAATCTCCGTTACCTCTTCGGCAATGGACTTTGAATACAAAGGACATCATATCAACATTTTGGATACGCCTGGTCACCAGGACTTCAGTGAAGACACGTACCGTACACTGACCGCTGCAGACGCGGCTGTGATGATCATCGACGTGGCGAAAGGGGTGGAGGCGCAGACGATCAAGCTGTTCAAGGTCTGTCGGATGCGGGGAATCCCGATCTTCACCTTCGTCAACAAACTGGACCGTCACGGGAAAGATCCATTCGAGCTGCTGGAAGAAATCGAGCGCGTACTGGGTATCCGTTCTTACCCAATGAACTGGCCGATCGGCATGGGCAGCTACTTCAGCGGGGTATACGACCGGATGAAATCACGCGTGGAGCTGTACCAGAACAATTCACAGCACGAGGAGATCTCCTTCTTCCCCGTAGAAGGTGCAGAAGACCCGTTGATTGGCGATCGCGTCGGTCAGGAGCTGTGGCAGCAGCTGCAGGATGAAGTCTCCCTGCTGGATGTAGCAGGTGACGATTACAACGAAGAGCTGATCGCAAAGGGAGAACTGACTCCTGTCTTTTTCGGCAGTGCGATCAACAACTTCGGGGTGCAGACCTTTCTGGACAACTTTTTGCAGATGGCGCCACCGCCTTCTCCGAAAAAAAGCAATGCCGGGTTGATCGATCCGTACTCCAATGCGTTCTCCGGCTTCATTTTCAAAATCCAGGCCAACATGAATCCTGCCCACCGTGACCGGATTGCGTTCCTGCGCATCTGCTCTGGAAAGTTCGAGCGGGGGATGTCCGTGAAGCACGTTCGTCTGGGGAAAGATATCAAGCTTGCTCAGCCTGTGCAGTTCATGGCGCAGGACCGTGAGATCGTCGAGGAGTCATTTGCGGGGGATGTCATCGGGTTGTTTGACCCGGGAATTTTCCAAATCGGCGATACACTCTGTGTCGGCCAGTCTTTTGAATACGAGGAAATGCCGCACTTCTCGCCGGAGTTCTTCTCCAAGGTCATGGTGAAAGACGCCATGAAGCACAAGCAATTCCAAAAAGGAATCATGCAGCTGACGGAAGAGGGAACTGTGCAGCTGTTCCGGACCCATCCGATGGAAGAGCTGATCCTTGGCGTGGTAGGGGTACTCCAGTTTGAAGTACTGGAATACCGCCTGAAGGCCGAGTACGGCGTCGACATCATGCTTACCCGTATGCCTTACCAGATCGCTCGCTGGCTCGAAGGCGAAAAAGCCGACATCGACGCGCTCAAAAACAAGATCGTCACAGATCGCTACGGCCGGCCGGTCATGCTTTTCGAAAGCGAGTATCAGCTGCGGGTCGCTATGGATAAATATTCGTCGATTAAATTCCATGAAAGCTCGCTGGGATTGAAATCGGTGCTTTCGTAA
- a CDS encoding DUF817 domain-containing protein has product MRAIRLLLHFAYQEAMSCLFPVFIFASLAISKFATIPGIGRYDLLLILCLFFQVVMVKSGLETKDELKVITVFHLIGLALELFKVRMGSWSYPEEAYSKIFGVPLYSGFMYASVASYLCQAWRRLDVTLTAWPVPWLAMLLGAAIYLNFFTHHFSVDLRWVLMFAIFPVFWRTRVHFRVAEERLWMPLPLAFFLIGFFIWIAENIATFFGAWYYPNQRDGWEIVHLSKISSWFLLVIVSFIIVAELKHVKSRISRSD; this is encoded by the coding sequence ATGCGCGCCATCCGCCTCCTGCTGCACTTTGCCTATCAGGAGGCGATGTCCTGCCTGTTTCCGGTGTTTATCTTCGCTTCACTCGCCATATCCAAATTTGCCACCATCCCCGGAATCGGCAGGTATGATCTCTTGCTTATCCTTTGCCTCTTCTTTCAGGTGGTCATGGTGAAGAGCGGCCTGGAGACAAAGGACGAGTTGAAAGTCATCACGGTTTTTCATCTGATCGGGCTGGCTTTGGAGCTGTTCAAGGTGCGCATGGGATCCTGGAGTTATCCCGAAGAAGCCTACAGCAAGATTTTTGGCGTTCCTCTCTACAGCGGATTCATGTACGCGAGTGTGGCCAGCTACTTGTGTCAGGCTTGGCGACGCCTAGATGTCACGCTGACCGCCTGGCCTGTGCCATGGCTGGCCATGCTGCTAGGAGCGGCGATCTATCTCAACTTCTTCACCCACCACTTCTCTGTGGATCTGCGCTGGGTTCTCATGTTCGCTATTTTCCCAGTCTTTTGGCGTACACGCGTTCATTTTCGCGTAGCCGAGGAGCGACTGTGGATGCCGCTTCCACTCGCTTTTTTTCTGATTGGCTTTTTTATCTGGATCGCCGAAAATATCGCCACTTTTTTTGGCGCCTGGTACTATCCCAATCAGCGCGATGGCTGGGAAATCGTGCATCTCAGCAAAATCAGCTCCTGGTTTTTGCTCGTCATCGTGAGCTTTATCATCGTGGCTGAGCTCAAACACGTAAAGAGCAGGATCTCCCGCTCAGACTAA
- a CDS encoding LysE family translocator — MGNYYLFVIMSVLLIILPGPDTGLATQNTIAYGKKGGFQTVFGISTGLIVHTLAAVFGLSAMIVKSAVLFSFFKYVGAVYLIYLGITSLWSLRKKNGDTQSDIPAKYKHKSPFRQGFLTNLLNPKVAVFFLTFLPQFLTAGTKPFLQFLGMGMTYTILTILWFVLYVSFINYIRTWMKKPSTQRAIQGISGFVLVGFGIKLAFEKAPS; from the coding sequence ATGGGGAACTATTATCTATTTGTCATCATGTCCGTCTTGCTCATTATTCTTCCCGGTCCGGATACGGGATTGGCGACGCAAAATACCATTGCCTACGGAAAAAAGGGAGGCTTTCAAACGGTTTTCGGCATCTCAACCGGTTTGATCGTGCACACGCTGGCGGCCGTATTTGGACTTTCCGCCATGATTGTCAAGTCGGCCGTCTTGTTTTCCTTTTTTAAATACGTCGGTGCCGTCTATTTGATTTATTTGGGAATCACCTCGCTCTGGTCCCTGCGGAAAAAGAATGGGGATACCCAGAGCGATATACCCGCGAAATACAAGCATAAGTCGCCTTTTCGCCAAGGGTTTTTAACCAATCTGCTCAATCCCAAGGTAGCTGTATTCTTCCTGACCTTCTTGCCGCAGTTTTTGACCGCGGGAACGAAACCATTTTTGCAATTTCTCGGCATGGGCATGACGTACACCATTCTTACCATTCTGTGGTTCGTCCTGTACGTATCGTTCATCAATTACATTCGGACGTGGATGAAAAAGCCTTCCACACAGCGGGCCATTCAAGGGATTTCTGGGTTTGTGCTTGTAGGCTTTGGGATCAAGCTCGCCTTTGAAAAAGCCCCAAGCTAA
- a CDS encoding carboxypeptidase M32, with protein MTTNLESRATAFRDFVKKMTSYNQALAVLHWDKATQAPRKGMEARSEVIGTLAGEQFKLATSKEMEDYLETLSEPSALEALDEVTRHTVLECKKEFDRNKQIPAAKYQEFVILTSQAETIWEEAREKNDFSMFQPYLEKIVNFQLEFIEYWGHDGKNKYNTLLDLYEPGMTVDQLDPIFATLREKTVKLVSAIADSPNKPDTSFLKRHFPIGEQEAFSRFVLERIGYDFQAGRMDRSVHPFCTSFNPGDVRITTRYDANEFNSALFSCIHEAGHAMYEQNINPQLLFTPLCDGTSMGIHESQSRFWENMVGRSLPFWNGLYSDLQKAFPAQFDGVSVDSFYRAINVVTPSYIRTEADELTYNLHVMIRYEIEKGLINRTIEVADLPTIWNDRMKEYLGVVPPNDTLGVLQDVHWSGGSFGYFPTYSLGNVYAAQFAHVMQQQINDYEDLIEKGEFGPIREWLKENIHQYGKMKSPKELVLAITGEGTNATYLMDYLEKKYSAIYKL; from the coding sequence ATGACGACCAATCTGGAATCACGTGCAACCGCTTTTCGTGACTTCGTGAAAAAGATGACGAGCTACAATCAGGCACTCGCCGTCCTTCATTGGGACAAAGCGACCCAAGCGCCTCGAAAAGGAATGGAAGCCCGTTCCGAAGTCATTGGAACACTGGCAGGCGAACAATTCAAGCTGGCTACCTCAAAAGAGATGGAAGATTATCTGGAGACACTGAGCGAGCCTTCCGCACTGGAAGCACTCGACGAAGTAACTCGCCACACCGTGCTCGAATGCAAAAAGGAATTTGACCGAAATAAACAGATTCCTGCCGCCAAATACCAGGAGTTCGTCATCCTGACTTCGCAAGCAGAAACCATCTGGGAAGAAGCGCGCGAGAAAAATGATTTCTCCATGTTCCAGCCCTACCTGGAGAAAATCGTCAACTTCCAGCTCGAGTTCATCGAGTATTGGGGTCACGACGGGAAGAACAAGTACAACACCCTTCTCGATCTGTACGAGCCTGGCATGACGGTCGATCAGCTGGATCCCATCTTTGCCACGCTGCGTGAGAAAACAGTGAAGCTCGTATCCGCTATCGCAGATTCACCGAACAAGCCTGACACGTCCTTCTTGAAAAGACATTTCCCGATCGGTGAGCAAGAGGCGTTCAGCCGCTTTGTCCTGGAGCGCATCGGCTACGACTTCCAGGCAGGACGCATGGACCGCAGCGTTCACCCGTTCTGCACGTCCTTCAATCCTGGAGACGTGCGCATCACGACCCGCTATGACGCAAACGAATTCAACTCTGCGCTGTTCAGCTGCATCCATGAGGCAGGACACGCCATGTACGAGCAAAACATCAATCCGCAGCTGCTGTTCACGCCTCTCTGTGACGGAACATCCATGGGCATCCACGAGTCGCAATCTCGCTTCTGGGAAAACATGGTGGGACGTAGTCTGCCATTCTGGAACGGTCTGTACAGCGACCTGCAAAAAGCATTCCCTGCCCAGTTTGACGGAGTCAGCGTAGATTCGTTCTACCGCGCCATCAACGTGGTCACCCCTTCTTACATCCGTACCGAAGCAGACGAATTGACCTACAATCTGCACGTCATGATCCGCTACGAAATCGAAAAAGGCCTGATCAACCGGACGATCGAAGTCGCTGATCTGCCAACGATCTGGAACGATAGAATGAAAGAGTATTTGGGTGTCGTTCCTCCGAATGATACGCTGGGTGTTTTGCAGGACGTTCACTGGTCTGGCGGCAGCTTTGGCTACTTCCCTACCTACTCTTTGGGCAACGTGTATGCTGCTCAGTTTGCCCACGTCATGCAGCAGCAAATCAATGACTACGAAGATTTGATCGAAAAAGGCGAATTTGGTCCGATTCGTGAATGGCTGAAAGAAAACATTCACCAATACGGGAAAATGAAGAGCCCGAAAGAGCTGGTTCTGGCCATCACTGGCGAGGGTACGAACGCAACGTATCTGATGGATTACCTGGAGAAAAAATACTCCGCCATCTACAAGCTGTAA
- a CDS encoding DUF502 domain-containing protein, whose product MKRFIRYFLEGLLYVIPLAVTVYILYTIFVTIDSWLGLGIPGVGFILTIIGVTVIGFLASNVLTRGVLSLVSKVFERVPFIKLIYTSIKDLIGAFVGEKKSFDKPVLVTLSKDGSAKAIGFITKESLDGYGLADHVAVYFPQSYNFAGNLLLFPSEQVQPLDVDSSEAMAFLVSGGVSGK is encoded by the coding sequence ATGAAACGATTCATTCGCTATTTTCTGGAGGGCTTGCTGTACGTCATACCGTTGGCCGTGACGGTGTACATCCTGTATACCATCTTTGTCACGATCGACAGCTGGCTCGGGCTTGGGATACCGGGAGTTGGATTCATTTTGACCATCATCGGGGTGACCGTGATCGGTTTTCTGGCTTCCAATGTGCTGACACGCGGTGTGCTGTCACTGGTATCCAAAGTATTTGAAAGAGTGCCTTTTATCAAATTGATCTATACCTCCATCAAGGATTTGATCGGAGCGTTTGTCGGAGAGAAGAAAAGCTTTGACAAACCGGTGCTGGTCACATTATCCAAGGATGGGAGCGCCAAAGCGATTGGCTTTATCACCAAGGAAAGCCTGGATGGATATGGTCTGGCTGATCACGTAGCCGTCTATTTTCCCCAGTCGTACAATTTTGCGGGTAATCTCTTGTTGTTTCCAAGCGAACAGGTTCAGCCGCTGGATGTGGATAGCTCGGAAGCAATGGCATTTCTCGTGTCAGGTGGGGTTTCAGGAAAATGA
- a CDS encoding SET domain-containing protein, producing MLTVKTSSISNGDLNRGVFATKDIRKGELIHEAPVLPYPNEEHEHIEKTMIADYAFEYGANHTCILLGYGMLFNHSYEPNAIYEINFDNHTFDFYAYTDIKAGEEVFINYNGDVDNKDPLWFYEDYEEEKEEQ from the coding sequence ATGCTGACCGTGAAAACTTCCAGCATAAGCAATGGCGATCTCAATCGAGGAGTATTCGCCACGAAAGATATACGGAAAGGGGAATTGATCCACGAAGCGCCGGTCCTCCCCTATCCAAATGAAGAGCACGAGCATATCGAAAAAACCATGATTGCCGACTACGCCTTTGAGTATGGCGCCAACCACACCTGTATTCTCCTGGGGTATGGCATGCTGTTTAACCATTCGTATGAACCGAATGCCATTTACGAAATTAATTTCGATAACCATACTTTCGACTTTTACGCGTATACAGACATAAAAGCTGGGGAAGAAGTCTTCATCAACTATAATGGCGATGTGGACAACAAAGATCCGCTCTGGTTCTACGAAGACTACGAAGAAGAAAAAGAAGAACAATAG
- a CDS encoding mismatch-specific DNA-glycosylase, with product MVHFTEKWLPTYIKRDLAVLFCGINPGRVSANAGYHYANPANLFWRGLFEGGLTPHRFAPEETASLLDYNYGITDLVSRPTRSSTDLREEDYTLGAEQFQQMVQTYRPRVICFNGITAFRHATGQKKAAISLGLQPERRFKTTDWPGSYLFVIPSTSGANASFTREERLAMFSKLSEFLLEKGWHPLH from the coding sequence TTGGTACACTTCACGGAAAAATGGTTGCCCACATACATAAAGCGGGATCTGGCTGTGCTGTTCTGCGGAATCAATCCTGGGAGAGTCTCTGCCAACGCCGGATACCATTATGCAAATCCAGCAAACCTTTTCTGGCGAGGCTTGTTCGAGGGCGGATTGACCCCGCATCGCTTTGCTCCTGAAGAGACAGCGAGCTTACTGGACTATAACTACGGGATTACCGACCTGGTATCGCGGCCGACTCGTTCTTCCACTGATTTGCGCGAAGAAGATTATACGCTCGGCGCGGAGCAATTCCAACAGATGGTCCAGACCTATCGCCCACGTGTGATTTGCTTCAACGGGATCACTGCCTTTCGCCATGCCACTGGACAGAAAAAGGCAGCGATTTCTCTCGGGCTTCAGCCGGAACGCCGTTTCAAAACAACGGATTGGCCGGGCAGCTATCTCTTCGTCATCCCTTCGACCAGTGGGGCAAATGCTTCCTTCACTCGCGAGGAACGACTGGCCATGTTCAGCAAGCTCAGCGAGTTTTTGCTGGAAAAAGGCTGGCATCCCCTGCACTAG
- a CDS encoding GNAT family N-acetyltransferase → MNCDQVEIVAVDAENWYPCCQLEVAKSQIGHIESNAVSIAQSKFEPTLMPYAILLDGEVVGFLMFNSVPEELDGYWIYRIMVDQNYQNRGIGKRAASLMIQEMKKLPGAKRIVVGYHPENKEAHQLYAGLGFVDRGDRFGKEMAVVLDL, encoded by the coding sequence ATGAATTGCGATCAAGTAGAAATCGTAGCAGTAGATGCAGAAAACTGGTACCCATGCTGCCAGCTGGAGGTAGCAAAGAGCCAAATCGGGCATATCGAAAGCAATGCCGTTTCCATTGCCCAATCGAAGTTTGAGCCGACACTCATGCCCTATGCCATTCTTTTGGATGGGGAAGTAGTGGGATTTCTCATGTTTAATTCTGTTCCTGAAGAATTGGATGGCTATTGGATCTACCGAATCATGGTGGATCAGAACTATCAAAACAGAGGCATTGGCAAGCGTGCAGCCAGTCTGATGATTCAGGAAATGAAGAAGTTGCCAGGCGCCAAGCGGATCGTCGTCGGTTATCATCCCGAGAACAAGGAGGCCCATCAGCTGTATGCCGGATTAGGCTTCGTCGATCGGGGAGACCGTTTCGGAAAAGAAATGGCAGTCGTGCTGGACCTGTAA